Genomic window (Asticcacaulis excentricus CB 48):
ACGCCTCCCAGGGTCAGGGTTCAGCACAGGCGTTTGACTACACCCACCTCGGCCCCAAGGGCTCAGACTATTTCGGGCAGATGGTCGTCGATCTTTGGGTTAAAGCCGACCCCAAGGTGACGGCGCTGGTGAAGTAGCGAAAGAGAGCGCCTCCTCTGAAATCGGGGGAGAAATTTAAACCTCACACACGCCGTCATTACACGCCGGCCCGGCCTTGACCTCTGGCGGCAGATCGTCCCAAGCGCGGTTCAGCACTTGCGTGAAACCGGCCACCGGCTGGGCGCCGGACACGGCATAACGGTCATTAATGACGAAAAACGGCACTCCCTGCACGCCTCGCACCGTGATAAATTCCTGTTCCTCCTGCACCGCATCTGAATAACGGTCTGTTTTCAGGAACGCCTCAGTTTCCGCCGCATCAAGACCTATCTCAACGGCCAGCGCCACCAGAGTCGTCTCATCAAAAAGGGATTGGGTTTCGGCAAAATAGGCGCGATAGAGCCGCTCAACCGCCTCGGCCCCCAGCCCCTTGTCCTGCGCGAATTTTACCAGTCGATGGGCCTTTAGAGTATCGCCGTAAAACGTACCATTGAGCTTCATAGATAGCCCGGCAGCCGCCGCCATCTGCTCAACGCGCGCCTGATTCTGCTCGGCCTGAGCCGCGGTCAGCCCGTACTTCTGTTGCAGCATCTGCCCAACGGGCGCGATAGCCGCGTCCGGTCCCAGACGAAAGGCGTGGTGGCGCACCGTCACCTGATCCTTTCCCGCAAAGCCTTCCAGCGCCTGCTCAAAGTGACGCTTGCCGATCCAGCAGAAGGGGCAGATCAGATCGGACCAGATATCAACGGTAATCGGGCTTGGGGACACGGACATAAGACCTCGCTTTCGTCATCGCATATCGGTCTTTCCGCGCCCCCGCGCAAGCAGGGACGAAAAGGTAACTATTGCGCCAGCAGGAAACCCAGCGGAATTTCCACCCGTGCACGCCAATCGGCTTCGTTGTGAGTAGTCCCTTCGAACACCGAACTGCGCCAGTTGCGCCCTTCAACCCAGCCATAGCGCGGCAGAACCGCCTCCATCTTCAGGCTATAGGGCCGGTAGTTGGCATCGAGATCGCGCGTGCCATGGTCCATATAGAGCCGCTGCCGCTTCGGGTCGAAATGCGCCGCGCGGAACCACGCCTCCCACGCTTGCGTCGTGGCCGCCGCCGCCGAATCGCGTGCTTCCGGCGTGGTCGGTGGAGCCATCAGAGGCCAGTGGATCGACACGCAGGCCGCGCGTCCGAACACCTGCGGGTATTCGCCAAGCGCATAGAGCGAGATCAGCCCGCCCATGCTGGAGCCCATAATGCTGGTATGGGCGGCATCGGGCTGCGTGCGATAGGCACGGTCGATAAAGGGTTTCACCTCTTCGACCAGAAACCGCAAGTAGTCGTCGGCCTTGAGCTGACCCTTAGCCGTGTCTGCCACCCTCGCCTGCATATCGGCGGGCAGATGGGCCGCCACCTTCTTCGGGAAGTAGTCGGCATAGCGCGTGGGCGAATTCCAAACCCCAACAACGATCGCCTTCTGGCGCATGCCGCTGAGGGCCTCGTCTATGCCCCACTCCTGGCCGCCATAGGCGGTAGACGTCTCAAACAGGTTTTGCCCGTCGTGCATATAGATGACCGGCAGGCGCGGCCCATTGGAGTCGTAGCCTTCGGGCACCCACACCCAAACATGACGCGCGCTGACAAAACGCGACGGGAAGGCCTCGTATTTGTCGAGCCGGCCATGCGGCACGTCTGAGGTTGCGCTGACGCTGTGCGTCGGGACAGGATCCGCGGCTCCAGCTCCCACTGGTAGAGCGAGAATCAGGGCGGTTAAAACCATGATAGGAGCGCGCATGCTTACAGCGCCTTGAAACGGATGGCCTGACCGCCGCCGGGCGCCAGTTTCAACGTCAGGCGGTCTTTGGAGGTCACCTTGCGCTTTTCGATCTGCATCGAATGGCGGGCGTCGGTGCGGTAATCGGCATCCTCGCCGTCGCGGTAAATTTGCGCCTCGTAGGTCTTACCAGGCGTCAGGAAATCGAGCGCGATGTCGAGGCTACGCGCCTCTTCGTCCGTCACTGCCCCCAGATACCAGTCGCGGCTGTTCTTATCGAGGCGTACCAGCGTGGCATAGTCACCCGGTTCCCCGCTCAGCATCTTTGTGTCGGCCCAGTCTGTCGGCACGTCCTTAATGAACTGAAACGCCGGCATTTCCTTCTCGTAGTTTTCAATCAGATCGGCGGCCATATGTATCGGCGAATAAAGCACGACATAGAGAGCCAGCTGCTTGGCCTTGGTCGAATAGATCGGCTTGCCATTGCCCTGAAGGCTGAGGACGCCCGGAGTAAAGTCCATGGGGCCGGACAACATACGGGTGAAGACCAGATTCGCCTCGTGTTCCGGCGGGTTGGGCGGATTGCCCCAGGCGTTATATTCCATGCCGCGCTGTCCTTCGCGGGACACCCAGTTGGGGTAGGTGCGGCGCAGGCCCGTATCCTTGATCGGCTCATGCGTATTGATGGCGATGTGGTACCTGGCCGCCGTTTCGGTCACCTTCTGGAAGTGGCGCACCATGTCCTGCGAGTCGTTCCAGGTGTAGTAGGGTTTGCCGTCAGAGCCCATCACCTTCGCCCCCCCGCATCGGCGACATAGCCGGTCTTCACCGCATCGACTCCGTTTTGCTGATAGAGGGAAAAGCCTGCATCCATCTGCGGTTCGTAATGCGCCGCATTGCCGCCCGTTTCATGGTGGCCAACAATATGCACGCCCTTCTTTTTGGCATAGGCAGACAACGCGGGAAGGTCGAAATCGGGATAAGCCTCAGTAAAGCTGAACAGGTGGCCGGTGGCGAACCAGTCTTCCCAGCCCGTGTTCCACCCTTCGACCAGCACGCCGCGGAAGCCGTGCTTGGCCGCAAAATCGATATATTTTTTGGTGTATTCGGTCGTTGCCCCGTGCTTCGGCCCGGCCTCCCAGGTTTTGGTGCCGAGGTGCATGTCCCACCAGATACCAACATATTTGAACGGCTTGACCCAACTCACATCGCCCAGTTTGTTCGGCTCATTGAGGTTGAGCAGGATGTGCGAGTGATAAAGGTCCGGCGCATTATCGGTGATGATCACCATGCGCCAAGGCGTCGGAAACGGCGCGTCGCGCACCACATTTGGCCCGATGGACGACGGCGCCAGTCGCGTCTTCAGGCGCTGCCCATCGACGCGACGCATCCAGATGGCCGCATAGTCGATCAGAGCCGCTTCATGGAAGCTCATGTAAAGGCCGGAGTCGGTCTTCAGCGTCATCGGCGTTTGAGCCTCTGACACTTCGGCCAGCGGCGTCTTCTGGATGATATATTCTTCGCGATTCCACTCGCCGGCAACGTTCCAGTAGGCGGTCGCCTGGTCGCTAACGGCAAACTCGGTGAGTTCGTCGGTGATTTTCAGCGTTTTCAGTTGCGGTTGATCGGGGAATTCGTAGCGGAAGCCAAAGCCGTCATCGAACAGGCGGAACACCACCGTCATACGGCGATTGTCGTACTTTGCCTGCACCACATCGACACGCAGCTCGGTGTGGGTATCACGGATGGTCTTCCATTCGCCCCACGGCTGCTCCCACGTCTCGTCAAAGGCCGAGGTAGCGGTCTTTTCCACCGTGAAATTACGGTCCAGCTTGGGCTGATCAGCCAAGATGAAGCCTAGCCGAGACGGAGCGATGATCTCATGGCCCTTGCGGGATACGGCGTAGGACAACCGCCCGTCATTGTCGAGCAAGACCTTGACCGATAGGACCTTACTGGGTGACTCAGCGGTGGCTATGACCGCCAGCCCCGTGGCCTGACTATAGGCCTCATCGAGCGTTTCGGCGGCGGCCACGGCGGGCGGGGCCCAGCCAATCGTTGCGGTCGTAGCGGTAAGCGTCATGGCAAGCCCCATCAAAACTGGCATACCGAGGCTAAATCGCTTTGCGCGAACTGTCATCGTCTGTCTCCCTGTGTTTTGTCGCTGTTGTTGTTTGTTCTTTGGTTAGCACACCGACCTGGTAGCGGCGCGTGCATACGTATTCAGAACGCCTCCGCTCGCGTTGAATACGTATTCAGATTGCCGCTCTGCGCCCCAAGACCTAGTTTCCAGTCAAACGATTTTGCAGGGATAACCAAAGAACGACTCCCCCCTGATACCCCTTCTGCCCGTGGCAACGCGGCGGAACCGCCATTTCAGCCCTGGAATGGTTTCTTCTCAAACCTGACCTTATGACCCCGCTGCGCGTCTCCCGTCGCACGGGGTTATTTTTTTGCTATCCGCCACAGCTTTCGCGGACAATCAGCCGGGTAGGCACGCGCACCGGCTCCACAGGCTCATTGGCGATCATGCGATCCAGTGCATCGACGAGCGCCCGCGCCGCCGCCGTTGTATCCTGTCGCACGGTAGAAAGCGCCGGGGTGGTGCAGGCCGCCGCCCACAGGTCATCAAAGCCGATCACCGACACGTCCTGCGGCACGCGCCTTCCCTGTTTCTGCAGGACCTGCATGGCCCCGATGGCCGGCAGGTCCGCCGTGGCAAACACCGCATCAAAATTTGCCCCGCGAGCTATCAGCCCTGCCACCGCCGCTGCTCCGTCTTCGCGCGAGATAAAGCAGTCGGCCAGCAGGTCATCGTCTATGCTCAGGCCGTTTTCGCGCAGCGCCCGCGCATAGCCGTCATAACGGTCGCGAAACTCCGGATGGCTGGATGAGGCCTCACCAAGGAAGGCAATACGGCGCCGCCCTAGCCTGATCAGGTGCGACACGGCCTCATAGGCGCCCTGCGCGTTATCCGAGCCAACACTGTGCCCGGCCCCCGGCTGCACCAGCCCCCAGACGACCCACGGTTCGCCGATGTCACTTAAACCCTCTGCCTTGCGCACATAGTCGTCGTAGTCTTTATAGCCCAGCAGGATCAGACCATCGGCACGCCGCGCAAAGCCATAGTCATTGCTCCAGCTTGCGCTTTGCTGTTGCAGTGAGGTCAGGACGTCATAGCCCTTCTGTCCGGCATATTTGAGGATCGCTCCCAGCAGCGGCACGAAGAACGGGTTAATAGGATTGTCCTGATCAAGGTCTTCGGAAATCAGTACGGCAATGGTGTTGATCTTCTTTGAGCGCAGTTTGCGCGCATTGACATCGACCGTGTAGTTGAGCTGTTGCGCCGCCTCGAAGACGCGTCGGCGCACCTCTTCGGAGACCGCCGGCGACTGGCTGAGCGCGCGCGAGACTGTGGCCTGCGAAACGCCGGCCAGCGCCGCTATGTCAAAGGATGTTGGCCGTTTAACCCCCACGCGGAGCCTCCCTTTTTTGCGCAGCATAACCCGCTTCGGGAGCGACGGCTATTCCCTAATATAGAGGGTCTTCTCTGCCCCTTCGATCGTACTGCCGTCGGTGCGCGTGGCGCGTAGAGACAGGGTGTGCGCTCCCGGTTTCAAACCCGCCTTATCCAGCTTGAAATCAAATTGCAGCTTCGGCCAGTTAGGGTCATAGCGCAGGGCGTCGGGCGTTTTGAAACCTTCCGGATCAAGCCCGTAATGGCCCTGTGTCACCGGCTTGCCATCGATCAGTATATCGACGCGTGTCACGCCTTGCACATCGGCGGCGATACCAAAATAGTTGGTCTGCGCGTTGGCCTCTAGGAACTGCCCGCGCGGAGGCTGGGCTATATAGAGTTCCGGCAAAAGAGCGCACGGCGCAGGTGGCGACGTCACAGCGTCCTTGCGTAGGCGTCCGGTATAAAACGCCACCACATTGCGCCCCGGCGGCAGCTCGATGCGCTTATAAAGCATCAGGTCGTCAAAGCGCTGACAGAGGTCACGCCGGAAGCTCAACTCCTCCGGCTGATGGTAGAGATAGCTGGGATCGGGCAGGACCAGCACCACACCCTTGCCCGCCTTCGCCTTGATCAGGTCGCGTTGCCCGAGCCCCCAGGTCTGACGCGCCGTGCCAAAGCGCGAAAAGCCGTCATAAGGCTCGCCAAGCGTATAAAAGGTGCGCGACGGTCTGTTGGGAAACTCTAGGCGCACCGCCGGGACGTGACCCGACACGGCGACGGCGACTTCGGGGCCAAACTGCTGCCGCGCCACCGCCTCAGCCTCGATCAGAGTTGGGTGCAGCACGGTCCAGTCTTCGTTGCGCATGAAGTTTATTTGCTTCCACTGCCACGGCAGCTTTTCGGTATGCGCCCAGGCGTATTCATAGACGGTGATGCCGATACCGACGCCCAACGCCAGAACCGGACCCAGCGCCAGCACGCCTTGTCGCAGACGGCGTGCGCCCATCGTTTTGGCCTGATCGACGAAGCTGATCAGCACGCCAGGCAGGCCTACCACCAGCGGCACATAGGCCAGGAACGGCCAGTGCGGCATGATCTGCGCATTGGCGGGCGACTGGACGAAATAGAAGGCGAAGATAAACACGCCGACGATACCCAGCAGCGCCAACGGCTTGCGCCAGTGATCCCAGCACATCGTTTTCGCCGCAAAGATTAGGCCAACAAAAAAGACCGGTGTGACCAGCCCGACCTGCTGATTGAGAAAGGCGGTCATTAGCTTCAGTTCCGGCCGCCACACCGGGCGGTTGGTGACATGAAAAGCGATGGCGGGCCAGTCGTTGAAGACGTTGTACAGCAAAGACGGTAAAAGCCCCAGCGCAGCCACGGCGCCAGTCGCCCAGAACTTGGGCCGCGTCCACAACTGCCGCCCAGCCGTCGTCAGAAGGGCAAACAGCACAATCCCCGCGCCAGGGAACAGGAAGCGAAAGTGGACAAACAGGCCTAGTGCCCCGCACAGGCCCGTCAAAAGCCACCACTTCCACTCATCCGTCTTGAAAGCGCGCAGAAGGCAGCCCAGCATCAGGGCCAGCAGAAGTTGCAACAGCCCTTCCGGATAGAAGATGGTGCCCGACATCGACAGCGGCGGGATCAGCAGCGACAGTATAGCGGCCCACATAGCCTGACGCGCCGGGACGACCGGTTTGGCCATAAACCAGATGGCAAACGGAATGGCAGTGGCGATCAGTAGTGACAGCACCCGCAGCGGCAGGACCTCCATGCCGAAGACGAGCGTAACGGGCCGCGACAGCAGCGGAAAACCGGCAGGAATATCGGGATAGCCTAGTTCCGGGTAGAGGCCGGACACGGCGAAGTGCCCCTCTTCCCAGATGACATTGGCTGTCATCGCGATATAGAGCTTCCA
Coding sequences:
- a CDS encoding ArnT family glycosyltransferase; translation: MTQLYEIGQGPEALGPQKPLFGDDRTLLRVGLIIGAVLFVWKLYIAMTANVIWEEGHFAVSGLYPELGYPDIPAGFPLLSRPVTLVFGMEVLPLRVLSLLIATAIPFAIWFMAKPVVPARQAMWAAILSLLIPPLSMSGTIFYPEGLLQLLLALMLGCLLRAFKTDEWKWWLLTGLCGALGLFVHFRFLFPGAGIVLFALLTTAGRQLWTRPKFWATGAVAALGLLPSLLYNVFNDWPAIAFHVTNRPVWRPELKLMTAFLNQQVGLVTPVFFVGLIFAAKTMCWDHWRKPLALLGIVGVFIFAFYFVQSPANAQIMPHWPFLAYVPLVVGLPGVLISFVDQAKTMGARRLRQGVLALGPVLALGVGIGITVYEYAWAHTEKLPWQWKQINFMRNEDWTVLHPTLIEAEAVARQQFGPEVAVAVSGHVPAVRLEFPNRPSRTFYTLGEPYDGFSRFGTARQTWGLGQRDLIKAKAGKGVVLVLPDPSYLYHQPEELSFRRDLCQRFDDLMLYKRIELPPGRNVVAFYTGRLRKDAVTSPPAPCALLPELYIAQPPRGQFLEANAQTNYFGIAADVQGVTRVDILIDGKPVTQGHYGLDPEGFKTPDALRYDPNWPKLQFDFKLDKAGLKPGAHTLSLRATRTDGSTIEGAEKTLYIRE
- a CDS encoding glycoside hydrolase family 97 catalytic domain-containing protein produces the protein MGSDGKPYYTWNDSQDMVRHFQKVTETAARYHIAINTHEPIKDTGLRRTYPNWVSREGQRGMEYNAWGNPPNPPEHEANLVFTRMLSGPMDFTPGVLSLQGNGKPIYSTKAKQLALYVVLYSPIHMAADLIENYEKEMPAFQFIKDVPTDWADTKMLSGEPGDYATLVRLDKNSRDWYLGAVTDEEARSLDIALDFLTPGKTYEAQIYRDGEDADYRTDARHSMQIEKRKVTSKDRLTLKLAPGGGQAIRFKAL
- a CDS encoding LacI family DNA-binding transcriptional regulator; this encodes MGVKRPTSFDIAALAGVSQATVSRALSQSPAVSEEVRRRVFEAAQQLNYTVDVNARKLRSKKINTIAVLISEDLDQDNPINPFFVPLLGAILKYAGQKGYDVLTSLQQQSASWSNDYGFARRADGLILLGYKDYDDYVRKAEGLSDIGEPWVVWGLVQPGAGHSVGSDNAQGAYEAVSHLIRLGRRRIAFLGEASSSHPEFRDRYDGYARALRENGLSIDDDLLADCFISREDGAAAVAGLIARGANFDAVFATADLPAIGAMQVLQKQGRRVPQDVSVIGFDDLWAAACTTPALSTVRQDTTAAARALVDALDRMIANEPVEPVRVPTRLIVRESCGG
- a CDS encoding DsbA family oxidoreductase, yielding MSVSPSPITVDIWSDLICPFCWIGKRHFEQALEGFAGKDQVTVRHHAFRLGPDAAIAPVGQMLQQKYGLTAAQAEQNQARVEQMAAAAGLSMKLNGTFYGDTLKAHRLVKFAQDKGLGAEAVERLYRAYFAETQSLFDETTLVALAVEIGLDAAETEAFLKTDRYSDAVQEEQEFITVRGVQGVPFFVINDRYAVSGAQPVAGFTQVLNRAWDDLPPEVKAGPACNDGVCEV
- a CDS encoding alpha/beta hydrolase, with protein sequence MRAPIMVLTALILALPVGAGAADPVPTHSVSATSDVPHGRLDKYEAFPSRFVSARHVWVWVPEGYDSNGPRLPVIYMHDGQNLFETSTAYGGQEWGIDEALSGMRQKAIVVGVWNSPTRYADYFPKKVAAHLPADMQARVADTAKGQLKADDYLRFLVEEVKPFIDRAYRTQPDAAHTSIMGSSMGGLISLYALGEYPQVFGRAACVSIHWPLMAPPTTPEARDSAAAATTQAWEAWFRAAHFDPKRQRLYMDHGTRDLDANYRPYSLKMEAVLPRYGWVEGRNWRSSVFEGTTHNEADWRARVEIPLGFLLAQ
- a CDS encoding glycoside hydrolase family 97 N-terminal domain-containing protein, which gives rise to MTLTATTATIGWAPPAVAAAETLDEAYSQATGLAVIATAESPSKVLSVKVLLDNDGRLSYAVSRKGHEIIAPSRLGFILADQPKLDRNFTVEKTATSAFDETWEQPWGEWKTIRDTHTELRVDVVQAKYDNRRMTVVFRLFDDGFGFRYEFPDQPQLKTLKITDELTEFAVSDQATAYWNVAGEWNREEYIIQKTPLAEVSEAQTPMTLKTDSGLYMSFHEAALIDYAAIWMRRVDGQRLKTRLAPSSIGPNVVRDAPFPTPWRMVIITDNAPDLYHSHILLNLNEPNKLGDVSWVKPFKYVGIWWDMHLGTKTWEAGPKHGATTEYTKKYIDFAAKHGFRGVLVEGWNTGWEDWFATGHLFSFTEAYPDFDLPALSAYAKKKGVHIVGHHETGGNAAHYEPQMDAGFSLYQQNGVDAVKTGYVADAGGRR